From a single Methylosinus sp. H3A genomic region:
- a CDS encoding ABC transporter permease encodes MLRVALKMLIGDRVKYVGLLFGITFTTFLVTFAASYFCGFMTRGFALVAENGAADVWVMDPAVASVEQTSNMAASALGRVRSVEGVASAVPLALGTAEARFPNGRFQPFQVIGVDDATLSGVPPLENGASSAALRAPDAAIVDPGGTEDKLETPLLEADQWPPEPHLDAPTRPLATGDELLINDRRVRIAGRSKALPRFPPRPLLYTTFSNATRILLPERRRLTFVLATAMPGVMPGELAARIHARTGLRARASDDFKADTVRWFLNNSEDVGDIAAMLSVAMSVGFGVTGIMLYMFTHENLKQYAVLKAMGATSKLLLGMIAVQTGLCALVGAGLGLGLCATLGRFVAETADFPFRMMWFTPLLGGGTVVLVSVAAAAISARPVLKLEPAIVFAGR; translated from the coding sequence ATGCTGCGCGTGGCCTTGAAGATGCTCATAGGCGACCGCGTCAAATATGTGGGGCTGCTCTTTGGCATCACGTTCACCACATTCCTCGTCACCTTCGCTGCGTCATACTTCTGCGGCTTCATGACGCGTGGATTCGCTCTCGTCGCCGAGAACGGGGCGGCCGACGTGTGGGTCATGGACCCCGCCGTGGCTTCCGTCGAGCAGACCTCCAACATGGCGGCGTCGGCGTTGGGCCGCGTCCGCAGCGTCGAGGGGGTCGCATCCGCTGTGCCTCTGGCTCTCGGCACAGCCGAGGCGCGTTTCCCTAATGGGCGGTTTCAGCCCTTTCAGGTGATAGGCGTGGACGACGCCACACTCTCCGGCGTTCCTCCTTTGGAAAATGGCGCGTCGTCTGCAGCGCTCCGCGCTCCTGATGCAGCGATCGTCGATCCGGGCGGCACGGAAGATAAGCTCGAAACGCCCCTCCTAGAGGCTGATCAATGGCCTCCCGAGCCGCACCTCGATGCGCCGACCCGTCCACTGGCCACCGGTGACGAGCTCTTGATCAATGACCGCCGTGTCAGGATTGCCGGAAGATCAAAGGCGTTGCCGCGATTTCCGCCGCGACCTCTGCTCTACACGACATTCTCCAACGCCACTCGAATCCTGCTTCCAGAGCGGCGGCGGCTGACTTTCGTGCTCGCGACCGCCATGCCTGGCGTGATGCCGGGCGAATTAGCGGCGCGCATCCACGCGCGGACTGGCCTCAGGGCGCGCGCTTCAGACGACTTCAAGGCCGACACCGTGCGCTGGTTCCTGAACAACTCCGAAGACGTGGGCGATATCGCCGCAATGCTTTCAGTGGCCATGTCGGTCGGGTTCGGGGTAACCGGCATCATGCTCTACATGTTCACGCATGAGAATTTGAAGCAGTATGCGGTTCTGAAGGCTATGGGAGCGACCTCGAAGCTATTGCTGGGGATGATCGCCGTGCAGACCGGACTGTGCGCGCTTGTGGGCGCCGGGCTTGGACTTGGCCTATGCGCGACCCTTGGCCGGTTCGTGGCGGAAACCGCCGACTTCCCCTTCCGCATGATGTGGTTCACGCCGTTGCTTGGCGGGGGAACCGTTGTGCTGGTGAGTGTCGCCGCCGCCGCAATCAGCGCCCGTCCCGTTTTAAAGCTCGAACCCGCAATCGTCTTTGCGGGGCGTTAG
- the merT gene encoding mercuric ion transporter MerT produces MSEQSRGRKALAAGGAAAILASACCLGPLVLVALGFSGAWLGNFRVFEPFRPLFLSAAFVALFFAWRRIFRPAVACKPGEACAAPQVRSMYKMIFWGVAALVGGSTVFPYVLPLFY; encoded by the coding sequence ATGTCTGAACAATCACGCGGTCGCAAGGCCCTCGCCGCCGGCGGCGCCGCCGCGATCCTGGCGTCGGCCTGCTGCCTCGGGCCTCTCGTGCTGGTGGCTCTCGGCTTCAGCGGGGCCTGGCTCGGAAATTTCCGAGTGTTCGAACCGTTTCGACCGCTATTCCTCAGCGCCGCATTCGTTGCGCTGTTCTTCGCCTGGCGCCGCATCTTTCGCCCAGCCGTGGCCTGCAAACCCGGAGAGGCCTGCGCAGCGCCGCAAGTGAGGTCGATGTACAAAATGATCTTCTGGGGCGTTGCGGCGCTCGTCGGCGGGTCGACGGTTTTCCCTTATGTGCTTCCGCTGTTTTACTGA
- the tnpC gene encoding IS66 family transposase, protein MDALNQALLDENAVLKAQLAVALAKASEDMALIAAQKLQIAKLQRQIYGQKSERSARLLDQLSLELEELEASATEDELAAERAVAKTTTVASFERKRPQERDTFPEHLPRERVVIGAPASCACCGGARLRKLGEDVTRTLETTPRQWKVVETVREKFTCRDCEKITQAPAPFHVVARGWAGPSLLAMIVFEKFGQHQPLNRQAERYALEGAPIALSTMADSVGSVCAALDPLRRLVEAHVLAAERLHGDDTTVPVLAKGKTDTGRCWVYVRDDAPFGGADPPAAIFYYSRDCKGEHPQTHLANYSGILQADAYDGYNKLYVAERKPGPILEAACWAHARRPFFVMADIDANTRRKAAGKKEIPLSPIAIEIVRRIDALFEIERSINGKSAQERLAVRRASSRPLVDALESYMREQVAKLSRGHDLAKAMQYMLKRWPAFTLFLDDGRVCVSNNAAERGLRGIALGRKSWLFCGSDRGGERAAAMYGLIVTAKMNGVDPQAWLADVLARIAAHPAHRLDELLPWNWRQKDKDAPALAA, encoded by the coding sequence ATGGACGCCTTGAACCAAGCCCTTCTCGACGAAAACGCCGTGCTGAAAGCGCAGCTCGCCGTCGCGCTTGCAAAGGCGTCGGAAGACATGGCGCTGATCGCGGCGCAAAAGCTCCAGATCGCCAAATTGCAACGGCAGATCTACGGGCAGAAGTCGGAGCGCTCGGCGCGGCTGCTCGATCAGTTGTCGCTCGAACTCGAAGAGCTGGAAGCGAGCGCGACCGAGGACGAACTCGCGGCGGAGCGCGCCGTCGCCAAAACGACGACGGTCGCCAGCTTCGAGCGCAAGCGGCCGCAGGAGCGCGACACTTTTCCCGAGCATCTGCCGCGCGAGCGGGTCGTAATCGGAGCTCCGGCGAGTTGCGCCTGCTGCGGCGGCGCGCGGTTGCGCAAGCTCGGCGAGGATGTGACGCGGACGCTCGAGACGACGCCGCGTCAGTGGAAGGTCGTCGAGACCGTGCGGGAAAAGTTCACCTGCCGCGACTGCGAGAAGATCACCCAGGCGCCGGCGCCGTTCCATGTCGTTGCGCGCGGCTGGGCGGGGCCGAGCCTGCTGGCGATGATCGTGTTCGAGAAGTTCGGCCAGCATCAGCCGCTCAACCGCCAGGCCGAGCGCTATGCTCTCGAAGGCGCGCCGATTGCGCTGTCGACCATGGCCGACTCGGTCGGCTCCGTGTGTGCGGCGCTCGATCCGCTGCGGCGTCTCGTCGAGGCGCATGTTCTGGCGGCGGAGCGGCTGCATGGGGACGACACCACCGTGCCCGTGCTGGCGAAGGGCAAGACCGACACCGGCCGCTGCTGGGTCTATGTGCGCGACGACGCGCCCTTCGGCGGCGCGGACCCACCTGCCGCGATCTTCTATTACTCGCGCGATTGCAAAGGCGAACATCCGCAGACCCATTTGGCGAACTATTCCGGCATTCTGCAAGCGGACGCCTATGACGGCTACAACAAGCTGTATGTGGCGGAGCGCAAGCCTGGTCCGATTCTCGAAGCGGCGTGTTGGGCGCACGCGCGGCGGCCGTTCTTCGTCATGGCCGACATCGATGCGAACACCCGTCGCAAGGCGGCGGGGAAAAAGGAGATTCCGTTGTCGCCGATCGCCATAGAGATCGTGCGCCGCATCGACGCGCTGTTCGAGATCGAGAGGTCGATCAACGGCAAGAGCGCGCAAGAACGCCTCGCCGTTCGCCGGGCGTCGAGCCGACCTCTCGTCGACGCGCTCGAGAGCTATATGCGCGAACAGGTCGCCAAGCTCTCGCGTGGACATGATCTCGCCAAAGCGATGCAATATATGCTGAAGCGATGGCCGGCCTTCACGCTGTTCCTCGACGACGGGCGCGTTTGCGTCTCGAACAATGCAGCCGAGCGTGGACTGCGGGGAATTGCTCTGGGACGAAAATCATGGCTGTTCTGCGGGTCTGATCGCGGAGGCGAGCGCGCCGCCGCCATGTATGGGCTCATCGTCACAGCGAAGATGAACGGCGTCGATCCGCAGGCCTGGCTCGCCGACGTCCTCGCGCGCATCGCCGCGCATCCGGCGCATCGGCTAGACGAATTGCTGCCGTGGAACTGGCGCCAGAAGGATAAAGATGCGCCAGCGCTGGCGGCCTGA
- the merA gene encoding mercury(II) reductase — protein MTCDGCASHVEKALLKVPGVCQTKVSYAEETALVSGDGALDPSALSAAVQAAGYQAVVAKRARASGPSERRAGKMLDREAKQESRGMPLQVAIIGSGGAAMAAALRAAEDGARVTLIERGVIGGTCVNVGCVPSKIMIRAAHIAHLRRESPFDEGIAPSKPAIKRDKLLAQQQARVNELRHAKYEGILEAHTAITVLHGEARFKDHRTLIARLNEGGESEIGFDRCLIATGASPAVPPISGLKEAPYWTSTEALASDTIPLRLAVIGSSVVAVELAQAFARLGSKVTILARSTLFFREDPAVGEMVTAAFRAEGIEVLEHTQAGRVVYASGEFVLTTGDGEVRADKLLIATGRAPNTRGLALKAAGVAVNTQGAIVIDKCMRTNASHIYAAGDCTDQPQFVYVAAAAGTRAAVNMTGGDAAIDLTAMPAVVFTDPQVATVGYSEAEAHHDGIETDSRTLTLDNVPRALANFDTRGFIKLVAEAGSGRLIGVQAVAPDAGELIQAAALAIRARMTVQELADQLFPYLTMVEGLKLAAQTFSKDVRQLSCCAG, from the coding sequence ATGACGTGTGACGGTTGCGCGAGTCACGTTGAAAAAGCATTGCTCAAAGTCCCGGGCGTCTGTCAGACGAAGGTGTCCTACGCCGAAGAGACGGCGCTGGTCAGCGGCGACGGGGCGCTCGACCCGTCGGCGCTTTCCGCCGCCGTGCAGGCCGCAGGCTATCAGGCGGTGGTCGCAAAACGCGCGCGTGCCTCTGGCCCTTCGGAAAGGAGGGCCGGCAAGATGCTCGACAGGGAGGCCAAGCAAGAGAGCCGAGGCATGCCATTGCAGGTGGCCATCATCGGCAGCGGCGGAGCGGCCATGGCGGCGGCATTGCGCGCAGCCGAGGACGGCGCGCGGGTGACACTGATCGAGCGCGGCGTGATAGGGGGCACATGCGTCAATGTCGGCTGCGTGCCCTCCAAGATCATGATCCGCGCCGCGCATATCGCGCATCTGCGCCGGGAGAGCCCATTCGACGAAGGCATTGCGCCAAGCAAGCCAGCAATCAAACGGGACAAACTCCTCGCCCAACAACAGGCGCGCGTCAATGAACTGCGGCACGCCAAATACGAGGGCATTCTCGAGGCCCATACGGCAATCACCGTGCTGCATGGCGAGGCCAGGTTCAAAGACCATCGAACCCTGATCGCCCGGTTGAACGAAGGCGGCGAAAGCGAGATCGGATTCGACCGCTGCCTGATCGCCACGGGGGCGAGCCCGGCTGTGCCGCCCATTTCCGGATTGAAAGAGGCGCCCTACTGGACTTCGACCGAGGCGCTGGCGAGTGACACAATCCCTTTGCGCTTGGCCGTGATCGGCTCGTCCGTGGTTGCCGTGGAGTTGGCCCAAGCCTTTGCGCGGCTCGGGAGCAAGGTTACGATCCTCGCGCGCAGCACGCTTTTCTTCCGCGAAGACCCGGCGGTCGGCGAGATGGTCACAGCCGCTTTCCGGGCGGAGGGAATCGAAGTGCTAGAGCACACGCAAGCTGGCCGCGTCGTCTATGCAAGCGGGGAATTCGTGCTCACGACCGGGGACGGCGAAGTGCGCGCCGACAAGCTGCTGATCGCCACTGGCCGCGCGCCTAACACGCGCGGCTTGGCGCTGAAAGCCGCCGGCGTCGCCGTCAATACGCAAGGGGCTATCGTCATCGACAAATGCATGCGCACCAACGCATCACACATTTACGCCGCCGGCGACTGTACCGACCAGCCGCAATTCGTTTACGTCGCGGCGGCGGCGGGTACCCGCGCGGCCGTCAATATGACCGGCGGCGACGCCGCCATCGATCTGACCGCCATGCCCGCCGTGGTGTTCACCGACCCGCAGGTCGCCACTGTGGGCTACAGCGAGGCAGAAGCACACCACGACGGCATTGAGACCGACAGCCGCACGCTGACGCTCGACAACGTGCCGCGCGCACTGGCGAATTTCGACACGCGGGGCTTCATCAAGCTAGTTGCCGAGGCCGGCTCGGGCCGTCTCATTGGCGTGCAGGCGGTCGCGCCGGACGCAGGTGAACTAATCCAGGCGGCGGCGCTGGCGATCCGGGCGCGGATGACCGTGCAAGAACTCGCCGATCAGCTTTTCCCCTACCTGACGATGGTCGAGGGGCTGAAGCTTGCAGCCCAGACCTTCAGCAAGGACGTGAGGCAACTGTCCTGTTGCGCGGGGTGA
- a CDS encoding efflux RND transporter periplasmic adaptor subunit, with translation MIGRYVLSLLALIGLAVATGAVMERSQSAPIAPPAVQSPKVPFASYVAGAGMVEASTENIAIGTPVSGIVTAIYVKLGDRVKAGVPLFRIDDRDLQGRLLVAVAKVKEAEETLAKKTSILDFSTRLAAGIGFTKLEIKTRQLDVAIDEATLALAKADVDQIKIEIERRTIRAPVAGSVLQIKTRLGEFAQGGVLITPLMLFGDTDRLHVRVDIDENDAWRVQPGGSALVFVRGNPELNTSLRFERLEPYILPKTSLTGQSTERTDTRVLQVIYSFDPSALPVFVGQQVDVFIEAPPIGRARAQTDASREMR, from the coding sequence ATGATTGGCCGCTACGTGCTCTCCCTCCTCGCGTTAATAGGGCTCGCCGTCGCTACCGGCGCCGTTATGGAGCGCAGTCAAAGCGCGCCTATCGCTCCTCCCGCAGTTCAATCGCCGAAGGTTCCTTTCGCGTCGTATGTGGCTGGCGCTGGCATGGTCGAGGCGAGCACCGAGAATATCGCTATTGGTACGCCAGTTTCTGGCATTGTGACCGCAATCTACGTCAAGTTGGGTGACCGGGTGAAAGCCGGAGTTCCCCTCTTCAGGATCGACGATCGTGATCTTCAAGGCAGACTTTTGGTTGCGGTCGCCAAGGTCAAGGAAGCCGAGGAAACCCTCGCGAAGAAAACAAGCATCCTCGATTTCTCTACCCGCTTGGCGGCCGGGATCGGTTTCACTAAGTTGGAAATAAAGACCCGCCAATTGGACGTGGCCATTGATGAGGCAACACTCGCCTTGGCCAAGGCCGATGTCGATCAGATAAAGATCGAGATCGAGCGCCGCACGATCCGTGCCCCGGTCGCGGGCAGCGTCCTGCAGATCAAGACGAGACTGGGCGAGTTCGCGCAGGGCGGCGTGCTCATTACGCCGCTGATGCTGTTCGGCGACACGGACCGTTTGCACGTTCGCGTCGACATCGATGAGAACGATGCGTGGCGCGTTCAACCGGGCGGTTCGGCGCTGGTCTTCGTGCGCGGCAACCCCGAACTCAATACATCGCTGCGGTTTGAGCGCTTAGAGCCGTATATCCTTCCGAAAACGTCACTGACCGGCCAGAGCACTGAACGGACCGACACCCGCGTCCTGCAGGTCATCTACAGTTTTGATCCTTCGGCGCTGCCGGTCTTTGTCGGCCAGCAAGTGGATGTATTCATCGAGGCTCCGCCGATTGGCAGGGCGCGCGCTCAGACAGATGCTTCGAGGGAGATGCGATGA
- a CDS encoding DUF736 domain-containing protein, with amino-acid sequence MSQIGSFIRSNDGVYTGAIKTLAIDAKARLIPSDPASTSDKAPDLRVIVSGVEIGAAWRRTSKEGRTYHSVKLDDPSFTAAIYANLFEGENGEYALIWSR; translated from the coding sequence ATGTCCCAGATCGGCTCGTTCATCCGCAGCAACGACGGCGTCTACACCGGCGCCATCAAGACCCTCGCGATCGACGCCAAGGCGCGCCTCATCCCCAGCGATCCCGCCTCCACCAGCGACAAGGCGCCCGACCTCCGGGTGATCGTCTCAGGCGTCGAGATCGGCGCCGCATGGCGCCGGACCTCGAAGGAGGGCCGCACCTATCACTCGGTCAAGCTCGACGACCCGTCGTTCACCGCCGCCATCTACGCCAACCTGTTCGAGGGCGAGAACGGCGAATACGCGCTGATCTGGTCGCGCTGA
- the tnpA gene encoding IS66-like element accessory protein TnpA produces the protein MTLITGGERRRRWRNEDRTRILAAIAEPGAVVADVARREDVCTSLVYKWRRAAQREASAAVCGFSPVIIEPAPRVATSQEQPPQEAAAGVVEVELKDVRVKISATAPSSVIAATLKALRS, from the coding sequence ATGACATTGATCACGGGCGGCGAGCGGCGGCGCCGATGGAGAAACGAAGACCGGACTCGGATATTGGCGGCGATCGCCGAGCCGGGCGCCGTGGTCGCTGATGTGGCGCGGCGCGAGGACGTTTGCACGAGCCTCGTCTACAAATGGCGGCGCGCGGCGCAGCGGGAGGCAAGCGCCGCTGTGTGCGGATTTTCGCCGGTGATCATCGAGCCCGCGCCGCGAGTGGCGACGTCACAGGAGCAGCCGCCGCAAGAAGCCGCGGCCGGCGTCGTCGAAGTCGAGCTGAAGGACGTTCGTGTGAAGATCAGCGCCACGGCGCCGTCTTCCGTGATCGCCGCGACCTTGAAGGCGCTGCGCTCATGA
- a CDS encoding ABC transporter ATP-binding protein encodes MEQKQHITGNVSDALGLRHDLAVRCRGVTKTYGTGDAKVVALRGVDLEIRCGELLMLAGPSGCGKTTLISIIAAILEPDSGMCEVLGHDPQHLSQSERAHFRGVAIGFVFQLFNLLPALTAVENVAVPLLINGVSRRRAEARARGVLEAVGLGARLSALPAQLSGGQQQRVAIARALAHDPKLIVCDEPTSNLDHETGRNMMEILRRVGRSRDRALIVVTHDTRIYEFADRIARMEDGKVVEIVEGAESAHLR; translated from the coding sequence ATGGAACAAAAACAACATATAACGGGTAATGTAAGCGATGCGCTGGGGCTGCGCCACGACCTTGCGGTCCGCTGCCGGGGAGTGACCAAGACCTACGGCACGGGCGATGCAAAGGTTGTGGCGCTGCGCGGCGTCGACCTCGAAATCCGCTGCGGCGAGCTGCTCATGCTCGCCGGCCCATCGGGGTGTGGTAAGACGACCCTTATCTCCATCATCGCGGCAATCCTCGAGCCGGATTCCGGCATGTGCGAGGTGCTGGGTCATGATCCGCAACATTTGAGCCAGAGCGAACGCGCACACTTTCGCGGTGTTGCGATCGGCTTCGTCTTTCAGCTCTTTAACTTGCTGCCCGCGCTCACCGCCGTCGAAAACGTCGCTGTACCCTTGCTGATCAATGGCGTCTCTCGCAGGCGTGCCGAAGCCCGAGCGAGAGGGGTTCTGGAAGCGGTTGGGCTCGGCGCGCGTCTGAGCGCACTTCCGGCGCAGCTCAGCGGCGGCCAGCAACAACGCGTGGCCATCGCCAGAGCGCTGGCGCACGATCCCAAGCTGATCGTCTGCGATGAGCCGACAAGCAATCTCGATCACGAAACCGGGCGCAACATGATGGAAATCTTAAGAAGAGTGGGGAGGAGTCGTGACAGAGCGCTCATCGTCGTCACTCACGACACGCGCATCTATGAGTTTGCCGACCGCATCGCACGCATGGAGGACGGGAAGGTCGTCGAGATCGTCGAGGGCGCGGAAAGCGCGCATCTGCGATGA
- a CDS encoding helix-turn-helix domain-containing protein — protein MKATGALSIGGLSKQSGVNIETIRYYEKIGVMPTPGRSAAGYRVYGADHLKRLSFVRRSRQLGFSLDEIRGLLRLVDGDVYTCAQVRDLTLDHLAEIRRKIADLKRLKRVMEEMAAQCSGECAPECAIIDALFDMRQPSGESYER, from the coding sequence ATGAAGGCGACGGGTGCGCTCTCGATCGGCGGGCTGTCGAAGCAGAGCGGCGTCAACATCGAAACGATCCGCTACTACGAGAAGATCGGCGTTATGCCGACGCCCGGCCGCAGCGCGGCCGGATATCGCGTTTACGGGGCGGATCATCTCAAGCGCCTGAGCTTCGTGCGCCGCAGCCGCCAACTCGGTTTCAGCCTCGACGAAATCCGAGGTCTGCTTCGCCTTGTCGACGGCGATGTCTATACCTGCGCGCAAGTTCGTGATCTGACGCTCGATCACCTGGCGGAGATTCGCCGCAAGATCGCGGATTTGAAGCGGCTCAAACGGGTGATGGAGGAAATGGCGGCGCAGTGCAGCGGAGAATGTGCGCCTGAATGCGCGATTATCGATGCTCTCTTCGACATGAGACAACCGAGCGGCGAAAGCTATGAACGGTAA
- the merP gene encoding mercury resistance system periplasmic binding protein MerP, with product MKKLGALVVLAAFSAPAWAATRTVTLSVSNMTCAACPITVKKALGKVEGVGAIEVSYEKKEAVVTYDDAKTSVEALTKATEGAGYPSQLKK from the coding sequence ATGAAAAAACTCGGCGCACTCGTCGTTTTAGCCGCCTTCAGCGCGCCGGCTTGGGCCGCAACAAGGACGGTCACCTTGTCAGTGTCGAACATGACCTGCGCCGCCTGTCCTATCACCGTCAAGAAGGCGCTGGGTAAGGTCGAGGGCGTCGGAGCAATCGAGGTGAGCTACGAGAAGAAGGAAGCGGTGGTGACCTACGACGACGCGAAAACAAGCGTCGAAGCGCTTACCAAAGCGACCGAAGGGGCGGGCTATCCCTCCCAACTGAAGAAGTGA
- the tnpB gene encoding IS66 family insertion sequence element accessory protein TnpB (TnpB, as the term is used for proteins encoded by IS66 family insertion elements, is considered an accessory protein, since TnpC, encoded by a neighboring gene, is a DDE family transposase.), with product MIPLPAGCRVWIATGHTDMRRGMQGLALQVQEQLQRDPHAGDLYIFRGRRGDLAKILWHDGVGLSLYAKRLDRGKFIWPSASAGAVSISAAQMAYMLEGIDWRNPQLTYRPQSAG from the coding sequence ATGATTCCCTTGCCTGCGGGTTGCCGGGTCTGGATAGCCACCGGCCATACAGATATGCGACGCGGCATGCAGGGGCTGGCGCTTCAGGTTCAAGAGCAGTTGCAACGGGACCCTCACGCCGGCGACCTCTACATTTTCCGCGGGCGCCGCGGCGACCTCGCCAAAATCCTCTGGCACGACGGGGTCGGCCTATCGCTCTACGCCAAGCGGCTCGACCGCGGAAAGTTCATCTGGCCCTCGGCGAGCGCGGGCGCCGTGTCGATTTCGGCCGCTCAGATGGCCTATATGCTCGAGGGAATTGATTGGCGGAATCCGCAACTCACCTACAGGCCGCAAAGCGCGGGGTGA